The genome window AAATTGCTTGCCCAAAAGAGCAAGACACCTTTGAATGAGTTGCGCGAAAAAATTAGGGACTATGTCCGAGAAGAAGGTTTCTGTGATTAAAGAGGTAAACGAATTAAAAACCCGGCTGTCTAAATATAAAGAGTTAAGCGATGAGGAGCTCGTTCAACTTGTCAAGATGGGTGAGGTTGAACCGTTTGATGAACTGGTGCGACGGCATGAGGTTAAGGTTCATAACCTTTGTTATAAGATGCTCAAGAACTACGACGATGCAAAGGATATGGCACAGGAAACTTTTTTAAAAGCCTATCGGAACATTAAAAATTTTGATGGGCGTTCAAAATTCACGACTTGGTTATATAGGATTGCAGTCAATAATTGCATTAATTTTATGAAGAAAGAACAACCTTCCGGCGAAATAAAAGATGAAATCCTGGAAATCCCCAAGGATGATCCTGTGGAACATTACCGCAAGAAGAAGATGAAA of candidate division WOR-3 bacterium contains these proteins:
- a CDS encoding RNA polymerase sigma factor; amino-acid sequence: MIKEVNELKTRLSKYKELSDEELVQLVKMGEVEPFDELVRRHEVKVHNLCYKMLKNYDDAKDMAQETFLKAYRNIKNFDGRSKFTTWLYRIAVNNCINFMKKEQPSGEIKDEILEIPKDDPVEHYRKKKMKEMIYNAISRLPEVQKSVFTLRALEELPYQEISTILKKPINTVKVNYHLAVKNLKNYLKGKL